In Chrysemys picta bellii isolate R12L10 chromosome 4, ASM1138683v2, whole genome shotgun sequence, the sequence caaaatgactttttttctaCATATCGGTTGGAGCTGGCATGGAGGTGATTTCACCGTTGCAGTGACTGGCTCTAGAGACAGCGAGGGAGTTCATTCAGGTGATTCACTCAAGGTGTGTGACAGCCATACGCCTGTTCTCTGCGGGGATTTCTCAGCGGTTGCCCAAGACCGGACTTTAAAATCCAGAGTCAAAAGGGTGCTTGACAACAACCAGACTAAAGTTGTtacccagcagggggtgctctccctgACCAAGCAATACTGGTCCCACTCACACTCCTTCATGCAGACATTGTGACTTGAGGAAGTGACGTGCTGAACAAAATGGGACATTTTATACCATGTCTGTTGGATCGTGCGGCCTGGTCACTCTGCTGGGCAAAGCTGGCCTGGGCCAATCAGGAAATGACCTGTATTCATGGCAGAATCTTGGAACATCCAACCAGGATAGGAGTTGTGTCCATTCTCATTGTCCAATGAGACAATGAGGCTATCGCAATCCAGGGTGTAATCCAGACACCGGATGGGCAGCAGTGTCaccgcctgccctgtaacctgagGTGCCCAttaatgctttgctgctgtagctcccaacccggaccctcacaaacagcctccagcttCCGGTCTTACCCCAAGTGTCTGTGTGTAGCTGCTGCCTGCCAGCCATGTTCAGCTCACACTTTGGCTTTCGCAGCCTTGGTTattactgcagggtgaccccaacacacacacagtcccagaTTTCCTCCCCAAAATGTGTGGCCTGTATTGTCCAGCCTTTTCCTGGACAGTCCTGATAGACCAGGTCCATTGCCCCTCTAAGGggataaatatacatatatttttcccaccccaaatggagttacacACACAGTTCAGTTCATTTCaattaaagaagaaaacaaatttatttaatcaCACAGGTAGATTTCAAGTGATGAGGCatcaaagtcagaaatggtttcaagaaaaagaaagattaaaaacactTCCCAGTACTAAACTGAACAAACTAGATGTGGTGCAAAGTGAAGTTCTTTACCACAGGTTTCCAGTAGCATTGCTGACCAAGTTTTCAGCTGCGGATCAGTTCCTGAAGTCCAAGGGCTGCTTTTAGTTTGTCCTCTTAGGTGATAGCGAGAgatgaacaaggaaaaatcacaAGAGGTGTTTTTGCCCGTCTTTTATAGTTcaatcaccctttgaaatgcagaaTTTTCTCAAAGTGACCCCTAGATGTGGGGAGACATGAACTTTGGTGGGGAAGAGGTTTCatgttgtttgctaaaatgcagatcagTTTGTTCCTGATTGCCTTCCTTTCCAAACAATGGCTACTTGATAGGTGATGACCTATCCGCTTTGATGACACCTCGGCTAACATCTCCTTTGTTTCCGAGAAACAATTTTACCCACTCCCGAGACgtgtctggtaaacacacttcAGTTGCAATTTTAACTTATGTTCATAGTTTTTTATACAAAGTTGCTGCATACATTTCACTATGATAATACTGGCCagtaagttattagttttcaaatgatacctactgttgctggcacagaggcccgaggacagcaacagcggggtttgttgcccggtgtgcttcgtgccaataaacataccggggtggagaaacaatcaaagtttatttgagatctcaaagtggtgcaaggagataggcaagtctcaaatcaagcacaccagcaaaaacagtttctctcttcttatacattttagaaactaagcccccccctccccctctctaccaccccccctCTATCtctccctctactccccctcccctccctactgaaggcatgtttatacatttaagcaattaaatcattctagggctataaatctagcttgttagtaacttctctctaaactgTTACCTGGTCTTGTTTACCTTTGGTTTATTAcctcttcagccagaaacatgctagcctcatcattatcgcttggtacctggtatgaggggagggggggttgtaaCTGATAACTGGCTGTTTGCACATTCCAATTTCTGCccttggcttttgaggtcgattagagttaaacatggaaggacagagtttaaacatggaagaactttggctccGGCAGGCCTAGTGACCCCAACACTACCTTATAAGGCATAATTTGTACAAAGaagaggtgccacaagtactcctgttcttctttttgcggatacagactaacacggctgctactctgaaatttgtacAAAGACTATTATAGTCGTGTGTAGGGTTTGGATACAGGGTGTATTCCATCCCAGAAGCCTCTTGAAATGTTGGAAAACTCCAGTATCCCTGTGTAAAACACTTTGTGCCATCCCAGTTGGTGTCAGACTTGTGGAGTCATGGAGTGAACCTCAGCTCCAGTCAGTAACCTACCTCCACAAGCTACTTTCCATGGGCTCCCTGCCCTGTGCTCCTTTGGCCAGCCTTGCATGACTCCATGCTCTTTCCATCAGCACCCTTAGCTGTGTGCAGAaattagggatgtaaaaggtAAAGTGGTTAACCGGTAAGCATAGTCTTACCAGTTAACCGCCTTAACTGTTAaccagctgcgctgcccggctgCAGCACCACCGCATGGCCGGACCAGGCCCAGACATGACACCTGGCTGGAGCAGCGCTGCCCAACTGGAGCAGACCCAGCCGGAGCGGGCCCAGCTGCAGCACCAGCTGAAGTGGGCCCAGCCGGAGTAGTACCATCCACTCAGAGTGACCCGAGCCCTGGCTGCACCAGCCAAATGGGCCCCAGCCGCTTAAACGGTTAACTGTTTAAACAGTATTTACATCCCTAGCAGAAATTTCCCTCTAGAAGTTCGAACGATCTCTATGGATAGCAGTGGCggtttagagttagtggggccctgtgctcagcttcatttttggggccctccttgggaCCCAATCAAGAAAAAGACCATTCTCTCTTatcgccccccgcccccattttccattcttttttcttcatcctcctcatataaataataggaagtaaatgaaaataaagtgaggtaccttgattgttcttgtagtctaactGATTTTTCCACAGACTACTTGAAAATCGCTGAgagtctcggcggaccacttaatgatctttccaaatattgtttgtaccattagctaactattgtaaagcactttggataagagcgctttataaaaaaaatgtaaaaaaaagttggggtgcagggtctggctaggtgcaggagggggctcaaggctgggggtgcagggctgggaggaAGTTAGAGTGCAGGGTCtatccaggagggggctcagggctggggcaggtggtttgggtgtggagtgcttacctggggcagctcccatttggtgcgagggatgtgtgcaggagtcagggtgggcaggggactgggggcgtgagaggggtgcaggagtcagggctgggagcgtgtgggggggtgcaggagtcagggagggcaggTGGTTGGTTGGGGGTGTgtaagggggtgcaggagtcagtgactggggtgcaggagcaggctgggggttggggtgaagggtctgtccaggagttagggtgtgggagggggctccggtttggggcaggaggttgcggtgtggagcgcttacctggggcagctcccatttgatgtgaggggtgcaggtgggaatatGGGGGTGtatgtgcaggagctcccatttggtgctcagggtggggatgtggggggtacaggagtcagggcatggggtgtgggggggctatatgtggggggtgcaggagtcagggggctgggtgtgtgtgagggggggtgcaggagtcagggctggggtcgtgaGGGTGCTCGCAGCCCCCTACCCTGAGTGGCTcacagcaggaggctgggggggtatGTGTAGGGGGAGTGCAGGGGCCCCGCCTTTGCTCCGCCCTGCCCTGATtccacctctttccccaaggcccctcccctgcctcttctcctcctcttcccccgagcatgctgtggccctgctcctccccggagTGACCTAAGCGCCGGCAAACAGCTGTTTAGTGgcaggggaagtgctgggagggagggggagagggaggggcggGAACACGGCACactctggggaagaggtggggaagaggcgggggaggagggagcttggctgccgatgGGTGCGAAGCCTGCAGCAGGACCCCAGGAtccagcaggaccaagcttctgcccccacaactgcccagccctggggaccCCTGTTGTTGGGGGGCCCTGAGCCAGGGAACCCTATTTCACTGTAAATCCATCTCTGATGGAAAGTCTCTTTCAAACTCCTGAATGGCTCTGTCCTTGGAGAGAAGTTCACCAGAGACACATACAGTGATTTGATTCATTTGCATAGTCTGTGGGCATGACCAACAGGAGAGAACAGTTAATGAAAAAACACTAACAGCTCTACGTACCTCTGTACCAGAGCTTGATTTTTCCGTACATGTCAATGATTACATCAGTGATGTCACTTCATATGCGATACTCATGGAGGAATTCTGCGCCGCCTGCGCAAACACAAACTTCATGTGCTCCACATATTATTTTTCACCCCAGAATAATTGTGATGGAGAAACACTGCAACTACACTTTTTCCCCCTAGGGgccgctgtggcaccagaagaggGGGCAGCTGGCTTATGGGTGGAGGAGCCAGGCAGAGGGTCAGAGGATATTTCACAATGCTCTGCCCATGGAGTCAGGTGTGGAGGTAAGGAATATGGGGGAGATGGACAGAGTGGGGCATATAGGACTCCTGGGTGGGGGTAGTCACAGGAGCTAGTGAGGTAACACTGAGGTAGGGGCAGAATGCAAGTggggatgcagggacacatggaggtgaaggggcggggcagggacacatggggacagagggcagatgtgcctgactgaataggAGAGGCCAAAGGTGAGCCAGGGTTCCATATGGGAGGATTCCCAAGTCTCTATCAATcactcttcccctctcccaccaaaTCCCCCTcgtccatacttctcccacccacacccaacaactctCAAAGTTcactccaggctccttcccagcaattacttccctctccctcagcttctccattaCCCCTGGCTCCCcgaagcctttgcactgcttctgaggggtgcgggaaatagATTTcaatattgtagtttaaatgaattattactcaacgTTCTGTGTTAACAGGTCgagtaaggaatctatttatgAAAAATcacttcctgaatcttttttgttgtctgttgtTTGTATTGTTACAAACATAGTTGCTGATAGGTAGTTTGAAATAATAATTGAAACTAGTGTGATTATATTgggttattttgacaaataaaatatgcagaattttaaaatatggtgtgcagaatttttatttttttggcacagaattccccaagGAGTAATGCAAAATGCTCTGTGCGCCCCTGCCAGTCACACAGTTCATCAGGCCTCACAGTCAGTTAGGCCTTAGTACATTTGGGCTGGTTTATTTTAAAGATTTACACTTCACATTGGCTTCTCCACACACCATCCGAATGCATCAGCTTCTTTAATAACAAAGAAACACCTGGTTAGACAGACCTTTGTTACACATTAGGTACGTACTTTTTCTTCATcacatttctatttaaaatagaCGGCATGAGCAGATCCTGAGTCTTCTTTCAATCACACGCACCGGGCTCTCCCGCCCCTCGGACCAATCTATGCTGAGACAGGACTGCAAATCCCATCTCCGGATATCACCTAAGAATCATCCTGTCTGAAAACGAGGTAGGTGTGGGGGGAAGTTCCTGACTCAGTCCCATCTAGATgagggggagcggggaggagggaaATTGTCCTGGCTGCCTCACAGCTCTATGTGTTGGGGGGAGTTTGACAGAGAGACTCCTGGCTGGACCCCCACCTAGATGCAGGGGTCCCTAATGCAAGCAGGTTGTGACCATCTACTCTAAAATCCCCCCACCTGTCTGCGCTTCCCCACACTGCTCAGTTaagtcccattccctgccccacacagTCTCTGCTGGGCATCATGGGGACAGGACCACTCCCTGGTCTGATTCTGCTGGCACTGTGCCTGGCCTGCCAGCTGCCAGAAGCCCCttaggctctggcagtggcagAGGGGCGTTGGTGAGTCAACTGGTGCCAGGTGAGGTTGCCCAAGTGAGCAAAGCATTTGCCACAGTCAGCACACCTGTAAAGCCGCTCCCAGCTGTGAATGCGTTGGTGTATTCTCAGGTATTAGCTCTGTGCAAACTCTTTCTGCATTGGAATGGCCGTTCCCCGATGTGCATGCACTGGTGCTGGGTCAGCTTGTTGGCATTGTTGAACATCTTACCACAGCTGGCACAACGGTACAGCTGCTCCCTGGTGTGTGCGCGCGCTGATGTTTGGTCAGCGCACTGGCATTGGTAAAACTTTTACTGCAATCGTCACAGCGAtacggccgctccccggtgtgcgtgcgctggtgtATTCTGAGGTGTGCGATCTGTACATAGCCCTTTCCGCAGTCCGTGCAGCGATACGGCCGTTCCCCAGTGTGTGTGCGCTGATGTATTCTCAGCTTTGAGCTCTCTGCAAAGCTCTTGCCACAGTCGGTACAGTGGTGCGGCCGCACCCCGGTGTGCATGCGGTGGTGCATTCTCAGGGTTGAGCTCTGTGCAAAGTCTTTGCCACAGTCGGTGCAGTGGTGCGGCCGCTCCCCTGTGTGCAGGCGCTCGTGTATTTTCAGTGTTGAGCTCGTTGCAAAGCACCTCCCACAGTCAGTGCAGCAGTACGGCCGCTCCCCGGTATGTGTGCGCTGGTGTATTCTGAGGTGTGCGATCTGTGCATAGCCCTTGCCACAGTCAGCACAGCGATGCGGCCGTTCCCCggtgtgcgtgcgctggtgtGTTCTCAGCTTTGAGCTCTCTGCAAAGCTCTTGCCACAGTCAGTGCAGCGGTGCGGCCGCTCCCCAGTGTGTGCGCGCTGGTATCTTCTCAGGTGTGCAAGCTGTGCAAAGCTCTTGCCACAGTCAGCGCAGCAGTGCGGCCGCTCCCCAGTGTGTGTACGCTGATGTCTACTCAGATTTGAGCTCGATGCAAAGCCCTTGCCACACTCAGCACAGCTGtgcggccgctccccggtgtgcgtgTGCTGGTGTGATCTCAGATCTGAGATCTGCGCAAAGGCCTTTCCACAGTCAGCACAGCGATATGGCCGCTCCCCAGTATGCGTGCGCTGATGTACTCTCAGCTTTGAGCTGTGTGCAAAACCCTTGTTACAATCAGCACAGTGATACGGCTGCTCCCTGATGCACATGCGCTGATTCTGGGTCAGTGTGCTGGCACTGTTGAACCTCTGACCAGAGTTGGCACAGCGGAACGGCTGCTCCCCGGTGTGCGTGCGCTGGTGCTGTTTCAGTGCAGAGGGGTTGCTGAACCTCTTGCCGCAATTGATGCACTGGTGGGGACgctggcccatggggagtctcTGGCTGAGTCTACCCAGGAGATGGACGGTATCCAGCATATTGATCCCTATGTGGGCTGTGGGATCCTGCTCTCCCTCTGTGCTCTCCCCACATTCAGACTGTCCCCTCGTTTCTCCCGGGATCCCGTGCCCTGCTGGAGAGAGCAGAGGTCATTCCGGTGTTAGCTCATCATTAGGGCTGCAGGTTTGTCAAGGAAGGAAAAATGTCACAGACGGAGCGATTTCCCCACTTCTCAGTGACTGTTTTGGGGATGTGAACCTCGGCCTGCAATGGCGGCTCCTGTCCCCCAGGGCTGGACCCAACGCCTCGCTCCGGGCACTGAGACCTGGCCTGCGGGGTTACAGCGCCACTCAGATTTGCCCCCGCCCCTAGTCATGATGGTGGGGGAAAGGGCCAAACTTCAGTGAATGGCCTTGCCACCCATATCCTCTCTAGCCCACCCCCACTGTTAGGATacagatattcaggcctgcctgtaaaggcctatacttaaAGAATTTAGGTAAATGGttatcatttagctagttatagaggtataaaagaaagaatcagtgtctgggccttctctcactgtgacagtctgcgGCCCTGTTCTTAaactaaggcctttggctaaggagcaggggcagccataaactgggaagcgtatggtcacatcctcaccttccaaactagtcacattgaaataaggtgctattgggccgttaggaatacaatcctgtcctgataatgcctatcagggccgcccgggggaggggggggggggcaatggggcaatttgcccaggCTCCGGGCCCCTCGGGGGCcaccacgagaatatagtattctatagtattgcaacttttttttatggccggggcccccgaaattgctttgccctggACCCCTGAATCCTCTAGGCAGCCCTGATGCCTATCACCTCCAGAtgaagatggttaaagaaaacgtaGTTTGATAGCCTCTGTCTGtcaagaaatcacttctcaatagttgtggttgtgaaaccctcatttctgtatgttttatctttatggcccccacctttctattgttaatctgtctggttctctaattgtttctgtctgctgtatcattaattttgctaggtgcaagttaattagggtagtgggatataattggttagagaattatgtttggattggttagatagatttcagtaaaatgattgattaaggtatagctgagaatattactatataaattagggacaaacaggaagtaagttgggattcgaaaacaaggaaaaaggaacttggatttaagctcgctggaagttcaccccaagtTGTGGCCCACAGGATGATTTCCTCTGGCCCCCACGTGCCTCCGcgcccacagcagcagctgcctggaaCGCAAGGCAGTTTTAGAGCATTATAGTGAAGCGCTACAAGTGCCTGAGAcctgctctacaaaatggcatgATTGATCCTGCCCTGAGACAAACTGGAGAGTatagtggagggcaacaaaaatgattagggggctggggcatatgacttacgaggagaggctgagggaactgggattgtttagtctgcagaagagtgaggggggatttgataccagccttcaactacctgaaagggggttccaaagaggatggatctagattgttctcagtggtagcagatgacagaacaaggagcaatggtctcaagttgcagtgggggaggatattaggttggatattaggaaacactattacactaggtgggtggtgaagcactggaatgggttccctagggaggtggtggaatctccatccttagaggtttttaggaCCTGActtgccaaagccctggctgggatgatttagttggggttggtcctgctttgagcaggggattggactagatgacctcctgaggtctcttccaaccctaatcttctatgactcACCTGGAGAGGGGCTCTCAGGCCCAGAGCTTTCCCTGGAGTCCTCGGCATCCCGGATCCAGAGCTCAGCCTCCCCTACCTCGATCCGGTGGATTAAGTCTGGTGTGGAACCTGAATAGcctgttgcgggggggggggggggggaatcagtttTATTACTGAAGTGTTGGGGGCAGCGACTCAGTAGGTGcagcccagcacaacagggccccgatctcggtcagTGTGTGGCTGCGCAGCACCTAGCACGACGGGACACTGCTCTCGGTCGCTGCTTCAGATGAGAGTGCAAGAGATCCCAGGCAGGAGAATAATGAAATAAACCTTCCTTagaagaaacaacaaggagtcctgtggcaccttaaagattaataaatttatttaggcataagcaaAGTAATGTAACACACACATCTTTGCATGTGTATGTATATCTGCCCACTTAagtttccacttcatgcatctgattaagtgggtGTTTTGGAGGAGATGGGGAGCTGTTACAAGCAGCAGGAGAGTTTTCTCCCTGCCTTATTTGTCTAACTAGAGTCAGTTCTTAAGGCAGAATTGCTGCCCTCCGTGGCTGGACTGGGATTCCTGGAAGAGGTTGTTGCTCATGTGCTGTTTGCTACCACCGCTGTGCCAGGACTGAGGTACGTAATAAACAAGTTACACAGAGATTAGCCCCAGGCTTTGTAGCCCTGATTTGTCCTTTAACAAGAAGCCGGCCTGAAAGGGGCTGACATTTGCCACCATTTGGCTGCTGGGTGGCACATGGCAGCAGAGGCCTTGAAGGAATCCGacatttcacagctgtgaataaAAGAAGGGAAATGAATCCTTACCGAGGAAAACAATGGCCCAGTAATTCCTCAGCATCTGGTCCCGGTACAGCTGCTTCTCTGGCTGGGATAAGAGCTCCCACTCCTCCCGGGTGAAATAAAGAGCGACGTCCTCGAACGCCACCTGGAGCTGCTGGCACAAGCGTTACACACTCAGCACCttctgctccagctcccagcccagagtCTCAGCAGGGGACGCGGTTTCTAGGGGAGCGACTCCCAGGGAACCCCCGGCCCAGCAGCTGTGACCCAGGGagactctcccccaccccgcacagctccccggggactcggggccctgctggccggggACAGGAGTCGCTCTCGGCTCCCCACGGGGCTCCGGGGCGGGGCGCTGGGCAGGGCCCGAATCCCAGGGCCGGGAACAGGCTCCTCCCCCCCGGCCGgagtcccgcccccgccccaggcctgtgCTCAGCCCCGCTCCCGCCCCGGCTCAGGCGCCTCCGGGCTCCTCTGCCCGGCCGGGGCCTCGCTCAGGGGGAAGGGGCCGCGCCCGGCTCCGCGTGtccgcccggccagggcccccccgccccggggccccagagccgccccccggccccagcgctccggctactgcagcccccagccccggggtCAGTAGCGCGGGAGGGACCCGGGTCCCGGCCCCCCTCGGCCCCCAGCCGGGACCAgccagtgcccggccggggagtcCCCGCCCCGCGTCCTACCTGCGCCGGCCCCGCTGCAGCCATCGCCGGGCTCGGCCCCTGcctcggccccggccccggccgcttCCTCCGGGCAGCGACTTCCCGCCCCGCGGCTGGTGCCTCCCCGGGGCCGCCTccagcccggtccccgccctggggctgcagccgggaCCCGCCCTGCGCACGGGCCGGGCTGGCCCCgccccgctccgctccagccttgctgcgcTCCCCGCTCGGCCCCGCGCCTGCGCCGCCAGTTCCAGCAGCCCGGGGAGGCCCCAGCGCCGGGGCCTGTATGGGGTGCTTCCCGTGGGCTCGGAGTGGGGCCCGCTGTGTCGTGGGGTGCTGgctgcgggggggctgggagcccggactcctgggttctctcccggctctgggaggggagcagggactaGTGGGTACAAGAGGGGCCCGGTCAGGCTGTGCTGCCTGTGAGTTTCACAGTAAGATCACACAGGTTGGTACGTGTGTCACAGGAGATCACACACACACGTACCCCCAGGCTGcgtatgctgtgtgtgtgtgtgtgtgtcagagcagCGCTGGCTCTGTGTCTGTGCGCGTTACAGGCAAGGTGCGGGACTGGAGCCGTTTGTATAGTGGGGGACGGGGGTGCTGAGAACTAGTGAACCAAACCGTAACCCCTGTATGGattggaaaccacttcaaaccagggggtgatGCAGCACCCCTAATTCTAGCCCCTGTGGTTCCAGGAGCTCTCACGTGGCTgtattgtgtgtgtttttcagGAGCTCACACCCATGTCCCTGCCCAGTGCCATGGGGAGGGCAGCTGCCCCACACAGATTCTGTGTGTGACACAGCCCCAGTCAGAGGGGGCGCTACAGAGCCCAGCCTTGACCACTAGCACTGACCCGGTTGCCCCTAACCCCAGCGCCCCCTAACCTCTGTTAGCCCAAGGCCAGCACCgtgcccagctgctggagcagaggATGCTGGTCCGTGGGATAATGTCTCTGTTCTTATCCTTTCTCCACTGGACCTTTCCTCTGTCCCACAGCACCTCCCCTAAGGTGGCTGggtctctgtccccctctagcaACTGCTTCACATAAGAGGGGGGAAGTCCAGCCCCTGTGGTTCATGCGGCCGGAGGTAACAGCTAACGGTGACTGAAAAGGGGCAGgtggtttggggcagggagggtcacCAGGAGcctcaggatgcctgggttctatccctggctctgggagggcaggggaggctggTGGGTTATAgtagtgggggctgggagctgggactgcCCTGGAATCAGATCCCAGCTGTGTCTCCCCCTCTCTGTCCTATTTCAAAGGAGGGACCCAACCCTGATCTGAACACCAACCAGGCCAGCATCATTGAGCAGTGCCGGAGCAAGAGCATGCCCAAAGCATCCACTGGGATGCCATCAAGGGAGGGGTATGTAGCTGGGTCGTGCCAGCCCAGCTCATGGGGCAGAGGGGCTCATGGGCTGCAGTTTTGCTGCATTCtctgggccgggccaggccatGCGGAGGTGTGTTCAGAGCCTTGAATGAGGGAGCAGGCTGGGCTTTGGCTACGGTGCTGGGCTGGGCtacaggactcctggtttctatttctagctctgccacttgCTCCTTCTGTACACCATCTCATCTAGATAGacgcctagttttacaacaggctacataaaaagtactcgcaaagtcagtacaaactaaacttTCATACTGACAATAACttttttatactgctctgtatactatacactgaaatataagtacaatctTATTAgtgcaattgatttattttataatgatatgacAAAAATGAGGACGTCGGCATTTTCTCAGTACCTGTctgctgggacacttttgtatttttatgtctgattttctaAGCATGcagttttaagtgaggtgaaacttgggcgTACGCAAGAGAAATCAGACTGCTGAAAGGGCTACAGtagtctgggaaggttgagagccactgacttagGTTATAGGTAATAGGCAGACTGGATCAGAGCGGAGGCCTGTCCACTCCAGTGTCCTGTTTTCAGCGTCAGAGGCTGCAGAGGAGGTTTAACAACGCCGCAGTAACAGATTTGGGGATAATCATCCTGTGCATGCTCAGTAGTATAGTATCTGCTGAAGCCGCTGCCCTTCAGTCTGCCCTCTCTATACGTAAGATTCTGCTGACTGCTTTTTACAGGGGTTGAAAAGGGGGCAAATTGGAGGAGTGGGGTGGTCAGGGGCGAAAATCAACTGCTCTGGGGGGTcaagcagctggaggcagggttaggagagggactgaggggcaaaattggggtgaggggggaaggagctggggttATGCCCAGGGGTGAGGCGCTGCCAGCGGGTGACAGAGAGCAAAACTCCAGCACAGGCAAGGGCAGAGGGGGTAACAGTTACCCCAGTGGACTGAGATACCAGTGTTTGCAAAAAtagggtgggggggacagagggGCTTTTTTATTTCCTCTCTCGCAGACAGCACCTCTCAGCATGGGCTTCCCAGGACTgggttcttaaaggcacaggcatcCCAATGCCTAGTCACTGCAGCTCTCTTTGTCTGATGTAACCTAGTGAGGTGCTGCAGGAGACTTAATTCagtaaaatattttacatatacCCCCCTAACAAACAAAGAATCCCTAATCAGTGTATCTGACTGCATAGAGTCTCCTAGCAGTTCACCAGTTTGTCTTATCTGCTGCTGGGATTCCCTGAATTACTCAaagccttggtctacactacgggtttaggtcaaATTTAACAGCGTTAGATCGCTTttaccctgcacccgtccaca encodes:
- the LOC135983065 gene encoding zinc finger protein ZFP2-like isoform X2, producing MAAAGPAQLQVAFEDVALYFTREEWELLSQPEKQLYRDQMLRNYWAIVFLGYSGSTPDLIHRIEVGEAELWIRDAEDSRESSGPESPSPAGHGIPGETRGQSECGESTEGEQDPTAHIGINMLDTVHLLGRLSQRLPMGQRPHQCINCGKRFSNPSALKQHQRTHTGEQPFRCANSGQRFNSASTLTQNQRMCIREQPYHCADCNKGFAHSSKLRVHQRTHTGERPYRCADCGKAFAQISDLRSHQHTHTGERPHSCAECGKGFASSSNLSRHQRTHTGERPHCCADCGKSFAQLAHLRRYQRAHTGERPHRCTDCGKSFAESSKLRTHQRTHTGERPHRCADCGKGYAQIAHLRIHQRTHTGERPYCCTDCGRCFATSSTLKIHERLHTGERPHHCTDCGKDFAQSSTLRMHHRMHTGVRPHHCTDCGKSFAESSKLRIHQRTHTGERPYRCTDCGKGYVQIAHLRIHQRTHTGERPYRCDDCSKSFTNASALTKHQRAHTPGSSCTVVPAVVRCSTMPTS
- the LOC135983065 gene encoding zinc finger protein 664-like isoform X3 is translated as MAAAGPAQQLQVAFEDVALYFTREEWELLSQPEKQLYRDQMLRNYWAIVFLAGHGIPGETRGQSECGESTEGEQDPTAHIGINMLDTVHLLGRLSQRLPMGQRPHQCINCGKRFSNPSALKQHQRTHTGEQPFRCANSGQRFNSASTLTQNQRMCIREQPYHCADCNKGFAHSSKLRVHQRTHTGERPYRCADCGKAFAQISDLRSHQHTHTGERPHSCAECGKGFASSSNLSRHQRTHTGERPHCCADCGKSFAQLAHLRRYQRAHTGERPHRCTDCGKSFAESSKLRTHQRTHTGERPHRCADCGKGYAQIAHLRIHQRTHTGERPYCCTDCGRCFATSSTLKIHERLHTGERPHHCTDCGKDFAQSSTLRMHHRMHTGVRPHHCTDCGKSFAESSKLRIHQRTHTGERPYRCTDCGKGYVQIAHLRIHQRTHTGERPYRCDDCSKSFTNASALTKHQRAHTPGSSCTVVPAVVRCSTMPTS
- the LOC135983065 gene encoding zinc finger protein ZFP2-like isoform X1 — encoded protein: MAAAGPAQQLQVAFEDVALYFTREEWELLSQPEKQLYRDQMLRNYWAIVFLGYSGSTPDLIHRIEVGEAELWIRDAEDSRESSGPESPSPAGHGIPGETRGQSECGESTEGEQDPTAHIGINMLDTVHLLGRLSQRLPMGQRPHQCINCGKRFSNPSALKQHQRTHTGEQPFRCANSGQRFNSASTLTQNQRMCIREQPYHCADCNKGFAHSSKLRVHQRTHTGERPYRCADCGKAFAQISDLRSHQHTHTGERPHSCAECGKGFASSSNLSRHQRTHTGERPHCCADCGKSFAQLAHLRRYQRAHTGERPHRCTDCGKSFAESSKLRTHQRTHTGERPHRCADCGKGYAQIAHLRIHQRTHTGERPYCCTDCGRCFATSSTLKIHERLHTGERPHHCTDCGKDFAQSSTLRMHHRMHTGVRPHHCTDCGKSFAESSKLRIHQRTHTGERPYRCTDCGKGYVQIAHLRIHQRTHTGERPYRCDDCSKSFTNASALTKHQRAHTPGSSCTVVPAVVRCSTMPTS